CTCCTCGGCGTTCCACAGGGCCACGTGCTCGAAGTCGTCCGGGTCGAAGTCCGCGCCCAGCTCCCGGTTCACCACCCGCAGCACGTTGCGGTTGAACTCGGCCGTCACGCCCTGCGCGTCGTCGTACGCGCGGACCAGCACGTCCGGGTCCTTGACCAGGTCCGTGCCGAGCAGCAACCACTCCCCCTCGTCCAGCACCTCGCGCACCGAGGCGAAGAACTTGTCCCGCTCCTCCGGGATCAGGTTGCCGATCGTCCCGCCCAGGAACGCCACCACCCGCGGTGGCGCGCCCGGCAGCAGGCCCAGGTGCTCGGTGAAGTCGCCGACCACCCCGCGCACCCCCAGGCCGGGGTACGCGGCCGTGATCGCCTTCGCCGCCTCGGCCAACGCCGACGGCGACACGTCCAGCGGCACGAACTCCCGCAGCGTGCCGTGCTCGCGCAACGCGCTGAGCAGCAGCCGGGTCTTCTCCGACGAACCGGAGCCCAGCTCGACCAGCGAGCGCGCGCCCGTCAACGCGGCGACCTCCGCGGCCCGCGCCACCAGGATCTCCCGCTCGGCCCTGGTCGGGTAGTACTCGGGCAGCCGGGTGATCTCCTCGAACAGCTCGCTGCCGACCGCGTCGTAGAACCACTTCGGCGACACCCACTTCGACCGCGCGGTGAGCCCCGCCCTCGCCTCGGCGCGCAGCGCGACCGCCGCGTCCTCGGGGGTCAGGTGCACGTCCAGCACAGGCTCGGTCATCCTCGTCCAATCGGTTGAACGTCCACAGCGGACACGTCAGCCGCGACGACGTGCCCGTCGGGCACCTCCCGCCAGCGCGGGTCGTCGTCCAGCGGCTCGGAGGCCAACGTCACCGCGCCGTCGCCGGCGCGGACCCACAGCGAGTGGGACCACGTCGTGCCGGCCAGCACGGTTCCGTCGGTGAGCAACAGGTTCAGCCGCGAGCCGGGCGCGGCGGCGCCCACTTCGGACACGACGGACGCCAGCGCGGCGGCCGGCGCGACCCCGGCGGCGAGCCGGGACCGCACCAGCGCCCACAGCAGCGCCGCGTCGGTCGGCGCGTCCAGCGTCAGCAGCGCGGTCACCGGCAGCGTCCCGGCCAGGTCCGCGACGGACCACGGCCAGTCGGAGACCCGGCCGTTGTGGCTGAACAGCCACTGCCCGTCGGTGAACGGCGCGCAGGCGGTGTCCACGACCGGCATGCCGACCGTGGCCGACCGGACCGCGGCCAGCACCGCGCCGGACCGGGTGACCCGGCTCAGCGCGAGCAGGTTCTCGTCGGACCAGATGGTGCCCGTGCGGCGGTAGCGCAACGCCGGACCGCCCGGCTCGGGGTACCACCCCACGCCGTAGCCGTCGACGTTGACCGTGCCCCCGCCGCGCATGTCCCGCGGCGCGTAGGACTGCCGGACCAGCGAGTTCGGCGGGTCGTGCACGAGCGCGGAAACGGGCACGGCGGGGCCCAGGTAACCCAGGTGGCGGCACATGTCAGACCAACTCGTCCCGCGAGGCGTCCCGCGCGCAGCGGAAGCCGGCGAAGATCTGCCGCCGGATCGGGTAGTCCCAGTTCCGGAAGGTCGAGCGCACCGCCGCCTGGTCGCTGCCGAACGACCCGCCGCGCAGCACCTTGTAGTCCGGGCCGAAGAAGACCTGCGAGTACTCCGCGTACGGGAACACCTCGAACCCGGTGTAGCCGCGGAAGTCCGAGCTGGTCCACTCCCACACGTCGCCGATGAGCTGGTGCACGCCCAGCGCGGACGCGCCCGCCGGGTACGCGCCGACCGGCGCGGGCTCCAGGTGCCGCTGGTCGAGGTTCGCGTGCGCCTCGGTCGGATCCTCGTCGCCCCACGGGTAGCGGCGGGACCGGCCGGTCGCCGGGTCGAACCGGGCCGCCTTCTCCCACTCCACCTCGGTGGGCAGCCGCTTGCCCGCCCACCTCGCGTACGCCTCGGCCTCGTGGTGGCAGACGTGCACCACCGGCTGGTCCGGGTCGATCGGCCGCGTGCGGCCGAACGCGGTGCGGTGCCACTGGTCGCCGACGCGCTCCCAGAACCGGGGCGCGACCAGCGACGCCTTCCGCACGTGCGCCCACCCGGCCTCGCTCCACCACCGCGGGTCGCGGTAGCCGCCGTCGGCGATGAACGCCTCGTACGCGCCGTTGGTGACCGGGGTGGTGTCGATGAAGAACGGGTCGGTGACGACCTGGTGCGCGGGCCGCTCGTTGTCCAGCGCCCACGCCTCGGTCGACGTGCCCATGGTGAACGGCCCGCCGGGCACCAGCACCTCGGCCGGCCCCACCGGACCGCCGCGCGGTGGCGGCGGCGCGTCCAGCACCGGTTCGCCGACGCGCAGCTGGTGGGTGGCCAGCATGGTCTCGTCGTGCTGCTGCTCGTGCTGCACGATCATGCCGAACGCGAACCCGCCGTCGATCAGCCGGTGGCCCTCCAGCGGGGTGCGCTCCAGCACGTCGAACACCTTGTTCCGCACCTCGCCGACGTACCGCCTGGCCTCGGCGGGCCCGAGCAGCGGCAGTTCCGGCCGGACCGACCGGGCGTGCTTGAACGCGTCGTACAGCTCGTCGATGTCCGCGCGGACCGGCTCGCGGCCGCCCACGTCGCGGACCAGCCACAGCTCTTCCTGGTTGCCGATGTGCGCGAAGTCCCACACCAGCGGCGACATCAGCTTGGAGTGCTGGCGGACGAGGTCGTGGTCGTCCACCGCGTCGGTGAGCAGCCTGCTGCGGTCGCGGGCCCTGGTGAGCTGGGCGGCGATCCGGTCGCGAACGCGGTCGATGTGGGACTGGTCGGTGCTGGTCATGAACGGCCCCCTCCGGTCTTCTCAGCGAGCGTGCGGTGCAGTTCTTCGGCGATGGCGTCGGTCTGGTCGACCGACAGGTCGGTGTTCGACAGCGAGGCGCAGCCGAGGTCGACCACGTCGCGGGCCGCGCGGGCCAGCACGGGGTCGTCCAGGCCGTAGCGCGCCGCGGCGAGCCAGCGGTTCGCCGCGCCCTCGGTGGCCGCGAGCACCCCGTCCACCGCCTCCGACGTGCCGAACAGCGCGGCCATCAGCACCACCGGCGGCAGCCACCGGCCGTGCGGCGGCGTGTCGAGGTAGCGCACCTCCAGGTACCCGCGCGGCCGGACCGGCGGGAACTGGAGGGTGAGGTGGTAGTCCAGGTCGTCCGCCGTCGCCGGCTGGTCGAGGGCGCCCCCGATCCAGTCGGAGAACGTCAGCGGGCGCGGCGGCACCCAGTCCGGCCCCGGTCGGCGCACCGCGATGACCGGCGCGTCGAGCACCCTCTTGGCCCAGGCGTCGGCCGGGCGCTCGCACACCGCCGCCGGTCGGGTGCGCACCGGGTCGGTGCCGTAGAGGGCGCGCATCCTGGCGCTGGCCCAGTCGGTGCGGCGGCCGTTGACGCCCGGCGAGTTGGCGAACAGGGCGGTGAGGACCGGACCGAGGGCGTGCACCGCGGCCCAGCGCCTGGGCAGGTCGTCGGCCAGGCCGAAGTCCAGGCAGACCTGCAGGCCCGCGGTGCTGCACATCATCGTGATGCCCTCGGGCCCGAGGGGGGCGAAGGCGTGTTCCATGGCCGCGTAGCGAGGGACCTGGAGCATCCGGCGCGGCGGGCGGAACGGGTCCGCGCCGTGCTGACCGAGCCGGAGGCCGGCCGGTTCGAGCAGGTGCTGGAGGTGGTCGATGTCCGCCGCGACGGTCTTGAGCAGTTCTGTCAAGGATTCACGTGGCGGG
This genomic window from Saccharothrix sp. HUAS TT1 contains:
- the egtD gene encoding L-histidine N(alpha)-methyltransferase → MTEPVLDVHLTPEDAAVALRAEARAGLTARSKWVSPKWFYDAVGSELFEEITRLPEYYPTRAEREILVARAAEVAALTGARSLVELGSGSSEKTRLLLSALREHGTLREFVPLDVSPSALAEAAKAITAAYPGLGVRGVVGDFTEHLGLLPGAPPRVVAFLGGTIGNLIPEERDKFFASVREVLDEGEWLLLGTDLVKDPDVLVRAYDDAQGVTAEFNRNVLRVVNRELGADFDPDDFEHVALWNAEEEWIEMRLRALRPVKAHVPALGLDVEFAEGEELRTEVSAKFRREGVARELTAAGFSLDHWWTDPEGRFALSLARAVG
- the egtB gene encoding ergothioneine biosynthesis protein EgtB, with amino-acid sequence MTSTDQSHIDRVRDRIAAQLTRARDRSRLLTDAVDDHDLVRQHSKLMSPLVWDFAHIGNQEELWLVRDVGGREPVRADIDELYDAFKHARSVRPELPLLGPAEARRYVGEVRNKVFDVLERTPLEGHRLIDGGFAFGMIVQHEQQHDETMLATHQLRVGEPVLDAPPPPRGGPVGPAEVLVPGGPFTMGTSTEAWALDNERPAHQVVTDPFFIDTTPVTNGAYEAFIADGGYRDPRWWSEAGWAHVRKASLVAPRFWERVGDQWHRTAFGRTRPIDPDQPVVHVCHHEAEAYARWAGKRLPTEVEWEKAARFDPATGRSRRYPWGDEDPTEAHANLDQRHLEPAPVGAYPAGASALGVHQLIGDVWEWTSSDFRGYTGFEVFPYAEYSQVFFGPDYKVLRGGSFGSDQAAVRSTFRNWDYPIRRQIFAGFRCARDASRDELV
- a CDS encoding glutamate-cysteine ligase family protein, whose translation is MASVCFKHGPPRLLGVELEWTVHHVEDPTRPLDARTLATALGKHAPPTLVPDSPQRPLPSGTPLTVEPGGQVEISTPPRESLTELLKTVAADIDHLQHLLEPAGLRLGQHGADPFRPPRRMLQVPRYAAMEHAFAPLGPEGITMMCSTAGLQVCLDFGLADDLPRRWAAVHALGPVLTALFANSPGVNGRRTDWASARMRALYGTDPVRTRPAAVCERPADAWAKRVLDAPVIAVRRPGPDWVPPRPLTFSDWIGGALDQPATADDLDYHLTLQFPPVRPRGYLEVRYLDTPPHGRWLPPVVLMAALFGTSEAVDGVLAATEGAANRWLAAARYGLDDPVLARAARDVVDLGCASLSNTDLSVDQTDAIAEELHRTLAEKTGGGRS
- the egtC gene encoding ergothioneine biosynthesis protein EgtC, which codes for MCRHLGYLGPAVPVSALVHDPPNSLVRQSYAPRDMRGGGTVNVDGYGVGWYPEPGGPALRYRRTGTIWSDENLLALSRVTRSGAVLAAVRSATVGMPVVDTACAPFTDGQWLFSHNGRVSDWPWSVADLAGTLPVTALLTLDAPTDAALLWALVRSRLAAGVAPAAALASVVSEVGAAAPGSRLNLLLTDGTVLAGTTWSHSLWVRAGDGAVTLASEPLDDDPRWREVPDGHVVAADVSAVDVQPIGRG